In Lycium ferocissimum isolate CSIRO_LF1 chromosome 7, AGI_CSIRO_Lferr_CH_V1, whole genome shotgun sequence, the sequence ACAAAACAACTGAAAGTAGAGTTCTTGAATAAAATGAATCTTTACCATCATGTTAGTGTGAAGGGCCTCTACGTAGGCGTCATCCATGGGAGAAGGCAACACTCTAGCACTCATTTCTTCAAAGCCTTCAGCCAATGTGTTCATAGTTTCAGGCCCAAGCTTTGTAGCCAACTTCTCCCCATCAGCATCATCACCGAGATAAAACCCACTCTCTAAACTACCATCCCCACTCTCTTCATCGCGACGATaacctcttcctcttcctctccctCTACCCCTACCCCCTCTTCCTCTCATCGCACCACGACCACCACCACCCCTCCCTCTAAACCCTCCCATTCCCATGCCCCTACCCCCACCACCCGCATCACCACCATCATCGCTTCTCGACAATATCCCTACCGCCTTTTTCACCGCGTCCTCCCTACTCAATTTCGGTGGACTGCTCGCTCTCTCCCCTGGTTCGGCAGGGGCAGCTTTCTGCTGCTGCCGAACACGGAGATGGCGATTCTCTTCCTTAGGCTTCTCAGTTACAGGAGAAGCTGTTTGCACGGGCTTTCCTCGGCCCGCACCGGATAAAACTGATATTATACCAGAACGAAGATTAGGATCATTAGAAGAGCTGGAATTAGAAtcaactttttcttcttcttttgtgaaGAAAATCGGTTTCCTCAGTGGCGGCGGTTGCTGCTGCTGCTGATGTGGCGGAGGCTGAGGTGGTGGTGGAGAAAATGCGCCGATTCCACCTCGGCCACGGCCAACAGGGGGATTAGTGTTAGGGTTagggttgaaggaagaaaatgagggaAGAATTGGGGAAGAAGGGAATGGTTTACCACCACGACCACGTCCATGTCCAATTCCAGGAGCAGGGGCGGGTTCGGGTTCGGATTCGGGTTTAGAGTCATCGGTTTCGGGTTTACCCGGACTGAATCCAAAGTTCGGGAAATCGGAACCTCTGCCCCGCCCTCTACCACCACCGCCGCCGGAGAATGTGGAAAAGGCGGAGGAAAT encodes:
- the LOC132063573 gene encoding uncharacterized protein LOC132063573, whose translation is MRRSLSKLSHCSIGQPPASISSAFSTFSGGGGGRGRGRGSDFPNFGFSPGKPETDDSKPESEPEPAPAPGIGHGRGRGGKPFPSSPILPSFSSFNPNPNTNPPVGRGRGGIGAFSPPPPQPPPHQQQQQPPPLRKPIFFTKEEEKVDSNSSSSNDPNLRSGIISVLSGAGRGKPVQTASPVTEKPKEENRHLRVRQQQKAAPAEPGERASSPPKLSREDAVKKAVGILSRSDDGGDAGGGGRGMGMGGFRGRGGGGRGAMRGRGGRGRGRGRGRGYRRDEESGDGSLESGFYLGDDADGEKLATKLGPETMNTLAEGFEEMSARVLPSPMDDAYVEALHTNMMIECEPEYLIGDFESNPDIDETPPIPLRDALEKMKPFLMAYEGIKDQQEWEEAIKETMETVPLMKEIVDYYSGPDRVTAKQQQQELERVAKTLPESAPNSVKRFTERALLSLQSNPGWGFDKKCQFMDKVVLEVSQHYK